From Hemitrygon akajei chromosome 15, sHemAka1.3, whole genome shotgun sequence:
ACATTTTGACAATTACTCCTGTTCACCTTCCTGAGTCCCTCCTATAATCTCAGTAAGCTACATCCCTTCTCAACCAGTCAGATCAAATGAAATGCAATTTTCATTCCTTGTCTTTTATTCATGTGTCACTGTACAGTATCCATCATTTGCCAAAGACTGGTGGCATTAAATTATGAATGAGTAAATAGAGATTTTCCAGGGTAACAATTCCAAATCATTTCAGATTCTCTCATTTCTTTATTCCACTCCTTTTAACATATAGTGAAGCAAAATCCTCGCTATCAATGGCTGGGCAGTGACGTCACCCTCAGCTGTATCATATCCAGGCTCCCTGACACCGTCAGTCTTCAGTGGACTGAGAAAAATTCATCCCAGAACAGAATAAACAATATGGGCCAGATCCAGTTGAATAACACAGTCTACCTAATGGTCCGCAATGTCAAGAAACAGGACAAGGAGCAATATGCTTGTGAAATACAAGAACATGGAAGAACAGTTCTCACAGTCGATATCGAATTGTACATCAGCTTATGTAAGTGCAAATTCTCCCTTGGAGTAAATATGAGGTATTGAAAAACAAATTGACTGTAACTAAAGCTTCTAAAAGAAACCTTTGTTGACCTGTGCCCAAATTGTGATATCCAGGTTAAACCAGTTGCAAGCTGATTGAAGCATGTGTACATTTCGTTCCTTGTGTTTCTGATGGTTCTTCTCCTCTCATGACACCAATACTCAAAATTTGACTTGGGTGCTTTAGTTGCTGTTAATACTGGTTCATGAATAACTGATCAGTTGAGAATAACAACTGATGGGGGAGTGCTCCTTCTGCTGCATCTCTCTATCTTTCCtctctttcctcttcttcctctcttttctctccctctccttcctctctctctcctcttcctctctttctctcattctCCTTGTCCTGTGGGGGCATGACTTATTCCAATTGTTGAAAGCCACTTCTGTTGCGATTGgctagtttagaaactgcagctttTTTCCCATTGGATTGGTGCCTGATGTCCAGATTCAAAAATCCTGGGTATATCAAATAGTTCAAGGAAGGGGTTTGCTCCCTTCTTCATTTGTTTAAGGCAAAGATACACAAGACGATTGAGAAGGTATACTCTATGTGAAATTTTAACTAAGTATATTTgatgaatattcagctttgtattgtccGTAACTTAGGGAAAATAAATGTTGGGTTGAATTtctactgtttgtaaataaattattaatataCCTATTCAAGGTCAGTGTCTTTCCTATTTCACTTGCCAGAACCACAAATGTGATTGAACATCACACTTCTTTCTCACTCcttttctttttatttccttctctccttctctctctccacattctcgttccctctctgtccctccatcTTTATTAATTCattcacaaaatggtggtggaacacagcaggtcaagcagcatctataaagagaagcactgtcgacgttttgggccgagaccctttgtcctgacCCTTCGatggtgcttctccttatagatgctgcctgacctgctgtgttccaccagcattttgtgtgtgttgtttgaaattccagcatctgcagatttccttgtgtttgttgtTTATTAATTCATTGGCTGTTTTTCTATTTCAGCAAACTATGGGAAAGCGTACACAAATTTCTGGCCAATTTTTGGTAACAATCCGCTCTACCTGAACTGTAAAACTGAGAACCGTAATCAATCAACATGGTACTGGAAGAAATACAATCATGAAAAGAGAAGGAGGGTGATGTCTTCTGATGACAAAGGACAAAGGGACTCCACACTTACCCCAGAATTTAGGAATCGAATCAGGCTGCAAGAGTTTGATGGGATGAGCTTTCCTCTGCAGATCTGCCCTGCAGAATTTGAAGATGCAGGCAATTACACATGTACTGTGGAAACGCTGGAATTTGTAACAGTGGAACTGATAACCACAAAAAGTAAGGCTTAGAACATATAGGCAGTGGTACTGAAATTGACTATGAGTTCCAActtattgtgggcttcaggagaCATTGGTAAAACAATGGGCAACAAATAGCATTTTCTGTCGTTTTCCAAGATTCCTGGTTGAGCTATGGTATGAACTTAATGGGATTCTGGCAATTTCAGCCACAGACAGTCTGTAAACTTGCTAAATTCAAGAATGCATGAAATGTCTACTCATTCATTTGGACAAACATGTCTCCATATTCCCTTCTGGTTTCGCATCACCCCTATTCCTTTCACTAGATCCCTTTACTGGTGAAAATATGAAGGGTTACAGATTCAACATCCAGTTGTAATGGGGAGTAACAGGTGCATAAGGCAGCATTTCAAACTAATTAATTTAGATTCAGTTTTGAGTGTGTGTTAAACAACTTGCGCCCAGCACATAGTGTATGCTAACAGAAGATGCTAGGAAGACTACAGATAAATGTACTGTTAGAGTAACACAGATGgtctcatgatgaggccactctcaggttggaagaataacacctcatattctgtgtgGGTAGCATCCAACTtggtggcataaacattgatttctctaacttccagtaatttctcccctttcCTCCTTTTTTTTCATTCCCCATTATGGCTCCCCTTCTTCTCTCCTTAGCTGCCTATCATCTTGCTCTGGtgcccctttctcccatgctcttctcctatcagattccttcttttttagCCCTCTTCTtgtttccacttatcacctcccagcttctcacttcatcccttctACTCCACCCACTTGCATTCCCCTTCATCTGGCTTTACCTGTCatcctaccagcttgtactccttctcctctcccACCTTCCTAGTCTGGTttcttgccccttcctttccagtcataaGGAAGGGTCTGAGCTTAAAACATCAGTGCtaattcctctccagagatgctgcctgacctgctgagttccaccagaattttgtgtttgttgcttgaatttccagcatctgcagatttcctcgtgtttgatctgaagaatctcttgtgtttgtgtgtgtacacCCAGATATCCGTAATGAAGGTGTTAGAATAAGTTTAAAAGTACATTTGACTACAGAATAAGAAAACTTCAAGTCTTTAAAACCAAATATCTGCAAATGCTGTAAGtaagaaaaaggaagagaaaATCCTGGGAATAGTCAGCAGTCTGGCTGTGGCTGTCGTAGAGGAACCAACTTGCTCTTTTAGGTTGATGAGCTTTTCAGTTACATGATCTAAGATGAACATATTTTCTTTCCCTTCCCTAATGATCTTTGTGATCCATTTGGACTGGAAAATAGACAATACCTTAGGGCTGAGCTGTGCTGAGAAGTCAAATGACTATGGGCTGAAGTTCTGCATTGAGAAGGGTTGTTGATGACCAAAGATGCCCAATGGGGACAGTCCATCCGTATATTATTGGGTTTGAAATAATTGCATGTGCAGTAACTGCCATTAGATTTCGGAATGTCCCATTAACATTAACTGTCTTTTCCTCTTTGGCACTATTACAGTTTTTGTTGGAACTTATATTTTTATGTCTTACTCtattctgctgccacaaaacaacaaatttcaccaaatATGTCAGTgagaattaaacctgattctgattctacttcAAAAATACCGAGGTGTCCAGGGTAGAAAAATTATAAATTCCACTTACAATATTATTTACAGCAAATACCCTAAAGGGAATTAGCTAAGTATGGCACATCTTGGGGATGAAATACCCTCATGTCACACATTACTTTCTCTAATTGTAGTGACAGTGATTCCGTCGCACCCTGTGGTTGAAGGAGACGATGTTACCCTTACCTGCTCCATTTCACACATCAGAGAAGCAACACGGCTCATTTGGATGGAAACTGGCAGGAAGAGTTTTGTTAAAGAAAAGACATTTAACCCCCCAGAAAAAGGTAACATCAGCCTGTCGGTGTTCATTCAGAAGGTTGGACAACATAACAGAAAATGGTCCTGTCTTGTGTTTAATCGAGAAGTGCCAAGAATTTTTATCACAATCCAGCTGGAGATTAATGGTAAGAGTCACAGCTATTTAATAATATGTGTAATGGAAGTGTTTCATATTAATGTAACCGGCTTTGTAATTCTTTACAAATATGCATTTTCCACTCAGTGGCTATTTAATTAGTTACTTCCTGTACatataaagtgaccactgagtgtatgtttgtggctgtctgctgctgtggcccatctgcTACTgtgcttcaaggtttgatgtgctgtgaGTTCCGAGAtgtccttctgcacaccactgctgtaacacatttaatttcctgtcagcttaaactaatgtggccattctcctctcacctctctcaatAGCAAACtattttttgcccacagaatgtctactaatgagatttttttttgtttttacaccattctctgtaaactctcgagaCTGTTGAAAGTAGCCAGTTTCTGTGCAAATGCAAGTTATTTGCACCACACACCATGCTTAGGTGCTGATTGTTCTCCTGTCCTCTGTGCTGAGGCTTTGCATAGGGCTGTGTAAAAGCCTTAGACACTCTCGAGTTTTTAATGAGTTTCAGATGGTACGGCCTCCACAGATCCCTGATTTCGACATCATTGAGATTCCCTGAGAGTACCTGgacagagacagaagcaagcgagacaacAAACTTCTGCAAAAGAATTCTGCAAGTTCTCCGAGATGTTTGAAACATCTCAATTTTCTTATTAAACTGCACTGAcaaagtacagaagagatttgatgcagttttaaaggcaaagaatGAAAGGATGTTCACAGTAAATTTTGATTTGATATTTTTACTGTTTGCTGTTCTTTACAATAatctttttgatatttagaaatttttatttcattatttttgaaagcatcttttctttacagattttttttacattagCCTAAGACTTCTGTACTGTCACGTATATCAGTTATTGGAACTTCCGTCAATATTTTTTCCGGCATTGAATTCATCATTGCTGCCGCTcagctatagaataataacttAACTGGCTGAATATAAATGTAAATGGTGAACTGGTTGCAAATTTTCCTCAATTTTTTGCTGCTTTGAGATaccatgagctgccagagaatgaGAGGTCCTGGGGGGGACTCAGTTTTATGTAAAATATCCTAGTGTTCCCTGAAGAGATGAGTAGAGAGCTCTTCTAATATGCTTTCCAATAGACAGCCTCCAGGCTGCATCATCATAATCATGTATCTGTGCAGTTTTTTTAATGACACATGCCGTCCACTTCAATTAATACAAGAACTAAATACAAGAGATAaggcaaatactggaaatctaga
This genomic window contains:
- the LOC140739244 gene encoding uncharacterized protein isoform X2 is translated as MVRNVKKQDKEQYACEIQEHGRTVLTVDIELYISLSNYGKAYTNFWPIFGNNPLYLNCKTENRNQSTWYWKKYNHEKRRRVMSSDDKGQRDSTLTPEFRNRIRLQEFDGMSFPLQICPAEFEDAGNYTCTVETLEFVTVELITTKMTVIPSHPVVEGDDVTLTCSISHIREATRLIWMETGRKSFVKEKTFNPPEKGNISLSVFIQKVGQHNRKWSCLVFNREVPRIFITIQLEINEKSEAAYLKLILIPVVLVLLCLIAVMITYHRRVHKPVKDVQREPVQRKPCTAEIEYAAVSFQNRPVNENQRQPEDYQKISDSEPYQNEIHYAAIRFQKRSAPLVKLCSWFWMPPPEHLESVEILCFIMMTLASIL